A genomic stretch from Salarias fasciatus chromosome 10, fSalaFa1.1, whole genome shotgun sequence includes:
- the il13ra2 gene encoding interleukin-13 receptor subunit alpha-2: MATGPWLAGSAALMLLLVVHCRGLTVSPPEDLQVLDPGHLGHMVITWSPPVNMDSMTECTVQYQLEYFNTYRNSWSAIRTKLTTYSAQFDLMKDVRVRVYTLLGGPCTNNTMIMSANYTEVIQKPSDTGIMDTEIRDFKCVFQNMEYMECKWTRSPNTPAKSQLNLFFWHEELDQAEECPKYIFSRGIRRGCNFTEKPLPDFTDINFCVNGSSPQGPLKQTFISLQIQNYVKPAAVEKMYLQTGPDLQLELHWEPPAGSIPEHCLEWEVKCSRGDPVAKLLPNPFTLTSLSLPSAGRDKRRCYKVRSKLHKYCADKSFWSDWSQKICHTRRCRQRQRDFRKFVFC; the protein is encoded by the exons ATGGCGACTGGACCCTGGCTGGCTGGCTCAGCTGCACTCATGCTGCTCCTGGTTGTGCACTGCAGAGGACTGACAG tgagtCCTCCAGAGGATCTTCAAGTCCTGGATCCTGGTCATCTGGGACACATGGTGATTACTTGGAGCCCCCCAGTAAACATGGACAGCATGACAGAGTGCACAGTGCAGTATCAGCTGGAGTACTTCAACACATACAGGAACAGCTGGTCT GCCATCAGGACAAAACTGACGACGTACAGCGCCCAGTTTGACCTGATGAAGGATGTTAGAGTGAGGGTGTACACCTTGCTCGGGGGACCATGCACCAACAATACGATGATCATGAGCGCCAACTACACCGAGGTGATCCAGAAACCCTCCGACACAG GCATTATGGATACCGAAATCCGGGATTTCAAATGTGTATTTCAAAACATGGAGTACATGGAGTGTAAGTGGACAAGGAGCCCAAACACACCAGCCAAGTCACAGCTAAATCTATTTTTCTG GCACGAAGAACTTGATCAAGCGGAGGAATGCCCAAAGTACATCTTTTCAAGAGGAATCAGGAGAGGCTGCAACTTCACGGAGAAACCTCTCCCTGATTTCACCGACATCAACTTTTGTGTGAATGGGTCGTCCCCTCAGGGACCCCTGAAACAAACCTTCATCTCTCTTCAAATCCAAAACTATG tGAAACCCGCTGCTGTGGAAAAGATGTATCTTCAAACAGGCCcggacctgcagctggagctccacTGGGAACCTCCTGCTGGGAGCATTCCAGAACATTGTCTGGAGTGGGAGGTGAAGTGCAGCCGAGGAGATCCTGTGGCCAAACTATTACCg aaTCCTTTTACTCTGACAAGTCTATCCCTGCCCTCCGCTGGCAGAGACAAGAGAAGGTGCTACAAGGTTCGGTCAAAATTGCACAAGTATTGCGCCGACAAAAGCTTCTGGAGTGACTGGAGCCAGAAGATATGCCACACAA GACGGTGCAGGCAACGCCAGAGGGACTTCAGAAAATTCGTCTTCTGTTGA
- the LOC115396076 gene encoding transmembrane protein 47-like, with the protein MSVNEVYVFRPFKLIALLCVFLALCLDVVALLSPAWVTAEHFSLSLWESCSQAEARHPAEEEAEWSCFSTLTSDWQIATLVLLGVGAVATLVAFLVALISLCRGTQRQHYRTVAVFLFTAVVLQACALVLYPIKFIDGTVLQTYHEFNWGYGLGWGATIFMLGGGILFCLRTDTYEDAMY; encoded by the exons ATGTCTGTGAACGAGGTGTACGTGTTCCGGCCCTTCAAGCTGATCGCGCTGCTGTGCGTCTTCCTGGCGCTGTGTCTGGACGTGGTGGCTCTGCTGAGCCCGGCCTGGGTCACCGCCGAGCACTTCTCCCTGTCCCTGTGGGAGTCCTGCTCCCAGGCCGAGGCGCGCCACCCGGccgaggaggaggctgagtggagCTGCTTCTCCACCCTCACATCTG ACTGGCAGATTGCCACCCTGGTGCTGCTGGGGGTCGGCGCAGTGGCGACTCTGGTGGCCTTTCTGGTGGCCCTCATTTCCCTCTGCAGGGGGACGCAGAGGCAACACTACCGGACCGTGGCGGTGTTCCTCTTCACTGCAG TGGTCCTGCAGGCCTGCGCTCTGGTCCTCTACCCGATCAAGTTCATCGACGGAACGGTTCTGCAGACCTATCACGAGTTCAACTGGGGCTACGGGCTCGGCTGGGGGGCCACCATCTTCATGCTGGGCGGGGGGATCCTCTTCTGCCTGCGGACGGACACATACGAGGATGCCATGTACTGA